In Haliotis asinina isolate JCU_RB_2024 chromosome 15, JCU_Hal_asi_v2, whole genome shotgun sequence, the sequence AATCGGACTGAAATAGACTGAACAATGCAGTTTTGGTCGTTTAAAAAGTAAGCCCATTACTACAACTTGGTAATAGTGTTTGCATTGTCTTCAAGAATGCGAGAAGAATTTATGTCAGTATTTTCTTACATCCCTGTAAAAGTTCTTAAATTGCATTTCTGTAGTTTTCTTATAAAAATGGTTTATTCTGCTGTAAAATGTCTACAATATTCGTCTGAGAAATATACGCATCTAAAATAAAGGTTTGCTTTGTGAACAGTCCATAAAAAATACAGCTGGCGTTCTGTGAGCAAACGCTACATATGCAAGCGGCAAATCTACAACAGTTAGATCTATACATGGATAAATACAGAAAATTATTATATTGGTATCAACTATTGCAGATGCAGGTATTATCTTTCTTTAGATTTCAAACCGAAGATCACACAAAAAAATCACCTAAATTGAATATTAATTGTATACCTCTAAACACtctatatacaaaacaatttttttgAAACGGAACAATGACATTTCCACACTAGATTAGACAGAGGAAATAAAGTCGACAAATAAATGAGGATGTCACATAGACGTTTTGTATAGATTTTAAAAACCATTTAAAGTATGGAATCATGGCTATCTGGCAAAGCGCGTGTCaggaataaatacataaatgatTTTTATAAAACCGATTTTACTTCGTGGCTTtaatttttgaaagaaaatatcgTCTTCAAGATATCATCTACTAAGATACACAGATTACATGTTTGAACCTTTATTCCTAATATCGGAAACGTGTGTGGTGTTTACCTGGATGATGAAACGAGTCCTCTGGAATATCTGTGTTCTGGAAGGATGTACATCGACTGGACGCTGGTTCCTCGTGGTCAGTGTCGTTCACGGTGTTGTCGTTGTCAGAGTCGGAGCTGGCTGCTGCATCACTAACATCACAGATCTGGGGGGCAGGCCAACAATCACTAgtattcaaaatatgtttttcaaacgAATTTTGTCCAACGTAGAGCCCCAGAAGTGTCTGTTCGGCAGGCATATGACCATCATCAACAGACGGCGAATCCTCGCTCTTAGTTGAACATGGCTCCTGTTCAGCCTGTGGAATGTTATTAAACGAAATATCAGCTTTCTGTGGGCTCTCAGAACGAGTTTGTAGTTTTCCGCTATGGGTGACACAACTATCTTGTGTCACAATCGAACTGCAACTTTTCATTGGAAACAATGGCACAGCCGTTTTCAGGTCGTCTGCCTCAGACACATTGCCAGTAGCCGTGTCGCATTTTTCTTTCCGCTTGAGAATGTCGTCAATTGAAAACTTGGTCCTGTTCATCTTTGACGAGAGCTAGCCAACACTACTGTCTCTCCATCTAAAAAATCATATTAATATCAtctaacaaaacaaatatgcgTGGGGCCAGATTGGGGGAAAATGTGCGCGCGCAGCCAGGTTACCATGGTTATGCAGAAGTGTGAGAGTACTTACTGCCGATAGCGCCACGCGATGAGTACCACAGATGAACAGCGATTATTGTCACTGAGGAACAATGCAGCCCACGCCATTGGCTGAGGTAGAGCGCTCGCTGTTTCTTGAACAAACAGCCTAAAAAATTAACCAGTCTATGCGCAGTAATACCCTTCTCTGGTCCGTTAGCCAGGAGGCCACACTTATTAAAGTCTTGACGATATTACTGCACTGTCCTTAACTGGACATAGTGTTCTTCCTTGTATAGCCTAGTGGTAGAGCACACAACAGTGTTGCAGCTCGAAGCTTGTCATAGTTTTACCGCTGTATTCATATTCTTTAAATATTCTTCATTATTCCCAAACAAGTTTTCCTTTTGTCAGTTCCCAATTTTACCGCATGAGGATCTGTTGTGTGCCTTGTCTCTCCTGCTCTCACGTGTCTTCTATCTGCATGTGAAGTATTTAATAACTCaaagtatttttcaaatatacatTTCTTCTGAACAAACAACCTGCGAAACTAGCCATTTCATCGTGCTGAAGCAAAACATGGCAGCAGAAATAGAGTTCATATATTTCTTAAACTTGCAAAGATTTTGACATGTCTAATTAGATGCCTGCCGTTGCCATCTTGTGCTATGTTTATCTTGTGCACTTCCTATATACGACAGACTACCGCCGATACGCTGTGAATTTCAAACTGATTATTAGCATGCTAGTACGGGCAATATAGGGGAACTGGTGTCCGTGTCTTTAGAAGAAGTGGCCCCGATCACAACATGTGGATACACCTACTATTTTAGATTAACGATTTAAGCATATACAGAAGTAGTAAAATCTTTGAACTTACTTTCTCAACAATTATAAACCTGAACGTAATTTTACAAGTTTGTAAAAGTTGACAGACATAATTGTTTTCCAGCTTCAGTTCTTATATATTCTTGTAAATTTTCATCCTTGATAAATGACGGAAAGTTATGCTATGTAATATGTCACCGTTCCATAGAATCTATAACACTGATCTGTTCTTTTATACTGACGACTTATTTTACCTCTAAATGCCTATCgaaataacatatattttatgtGTGCAAAATCGTTTATAATTTTTATACATAACACACATTTAGTGTTCACAATTTCCAGGGCCATGATACGTAAATGAAACGAAAGATTTCTCATATTTTCGAAATCTCTATTaatcaaagaaaaaaatatttatggaGAATTTCGAATGCAACGACTTATTCCTCTATGCAATATGGCAAGACAATCACGCCGCAAGTCGATATATGCCAACTTAAAATTCCGTGTCGACTGACAGCGGAAACCTAACGATTCTTAAAGTAGAAATAATAAACTCACAAAATGTTAAATCGCCTCGTGTAGCACCGCCTCCGTTGTGTGCTCCTCTTTCACCTGCGCACCACGAACACCGGAGGGCTGTCTCGATCCCCTTCCTCGGCGTTGACTGAAAAGTGAGATTTCGATGCGTTTCCCAGAATTGTCAGAATCTTGTGGCGATATCTTGTTCTGAGAGGGGTAACACAAGGAGAAGAAACCCTTTTTACTCATTACTATCAATTTTCAGCACATAAGGAGAAAATGACTAGCCTTGCTATACAGGTGTTTTTAACATTGTCCAACCATAGAGGGGGAGGGTAGTTTTTCGCATTTCTGTTCTAATTAAACTTGTTTAAGTAGAAAACGATTAACCCACACTTGCTTGGGCGAGGTGTTAACCATAGAATCATACACTCCTAATGGAGGGTGAGAAGGGGGCAAAAACATGTCAGGAATTTGGACTTTTTCCGTTTAAAATAttctgaaagtgttttaaaatttCAAGCATATTTCTCCACGTTTGTTTTATCCATTAGAACCAATGTCAGTTGCTTCCAAGTAAATATGTATGCTAATATTTGAAATTTAAGATTTAGATTAGTTAAGCATAAACCGAAGTTGGTGGAAAACATGACATGGATTACAGACTGTACTTTGTTTGAGAAGTTAGTTACAGAAAATCAAACGTAGGTTTTATAACAAAGACATGTACTCCTCCTGctagaatatttcattaatattcaACCATGTTCCCTTTGTAAAAATACGAATGTGTGGTTTAAGTCTATATGTCTATAAAACCTATCATGACAGTTCAAAGCTATACTTGTCAAGAAACGAAACACAATTATCTTCACAAGATCATGTATTTAATGTCTTTGACATCAATGTCAAGTGTCGCGTCAAATTTAAAAGTTCCAATCAATTCATACGATCGACGAAGTTGGAACAAAGCTAATGCGACCTGTATGCACTTACCTAACTGTAACCCATCCCAAATCATTCTCCGCCGCTTCCAGGCGATAATTGATCAGCAAATCCGATTATCTCTTCAGGTAAAtcattgttatttttcatgaacGTCATTGTAATTTCTCAGGGTGGACTCAACGCGACGTTTAAGAGATTACTTCTGTGAGCGAGGATCACATATGGCATTTTTACTCGCAATAACCCAATCGCCAACTCAATCTAGCCGTCATTATTGTACTATGCTATCAAACTAAGGTAATTTCTTAAATGTCACAAATAATTTGAACCTTATTAGGCTTGTGTTAGTTACGAAATACAAAATCTTCTTCAACCGAGCGTCTGAATGTCTCTCATCCAAATTAATAGACATTCCCTGTCAATGGAAGTGTTTGAGGGCGTGAATAGACTGTTGTGTCTTTCCATAATAGAATAATAATATCTTTTGTTAGGACGCATTATCAAGAAATGTGAACTGAAAACGCACGGGTCATTTGAACATGTTTCCTGTGCATTGTTCCACACAAAGACGGATATTTAAAGTAAACGAAACAACATTGTTTGATTAATAATGTTTGCATAAATTCTGAAATCAATGTATTAAGTCAACTGCATGCAGATATTAATAAAATAATTAGAGAACAATTTCGTTTAAGAaagccaaaaaatcaatttcttaacACAATTACCTTTTGCCACAAAGACATGAAACACATATTATTTTAACTGTGTCAGATTTTAAATTGTTTTTAGTTTGAAACATAATAGGTTATACTTAAAAGTACAGCGGATATATATTTTAACAATTCAAATATTCCGATAATTCAATAATTCTTTCGTTGTAGCATTCGTTATTTATGTTAAATCGTTGCCAACCGTGACAACTGGATACGAACGTGTTATTCAATGGGAAATTTGCTAAcggtaaaaatatacaaatatgagcTCTCACCTATATGCCGTGTcagatattttaaagaaaacatcatgaAGTGTGTGGATTTAATATAGCAAAAATACgtgatattttaaagaaaacatcatgaAGTGTGTGGATTTAATATAGCAAAAAATATTCTGGTTTCTTAAAGAGTACACAAGATACATGTTGAAAATCCACTAACATCGGTAAGTGATATTCACTAAACGATAAACAGCttcattttgttcttttaaaaaaagtaagaAAACCAAGGTTCACTTAAAAGGTTTATCATAAATCAGCACCAGGGACAGTATTTTACAGACCTGAAATTAACACATTGTCTATTTGGATAGTTTGGGAAATTACGCCGACGCTGCCACTTAAAACCCAATTTGTTTTATGCAAGTGCTGATAGAAAGCTTCAAAATTTGTGAGCCATTAAGTATGGAATATACATAATTTAGGACGAGACATGCTTTTTGTGTCCTATCAAGTGTCATATTTGAACATATGGAGGGGAGGTGTTAATGTGTTTAGCGTCATTCTCGCCACACTCGGC encodes:
- the LOC137266453 gene encoding homeobox protein zampogna-like, with amino-acid sequence MNRTKFSIDDILKRKEKCDTATGNVSEADDLKTAVPLFPMKSCSSIVTQDSCVTHSGKLQTRSESPQKADISFNNIPQAEQEPCSTKSEDSPSVDDGHMPAEQTLLGLYVGQNSFEKHILNTSDCWPAPQICDVSDAAASSDSDNDNTVNDTDHEEPASSRCTSFQNTDIPEDSFHHPDSGCRREGKRRRRSSFTHSQVVALERRFSHHRYISAPERSHLAKSLKLTERQVKVWFQNRRYKTKQKDMLLESSAPTASLSPHGAMAFGFKKYELDPRLLGRRIHWPVYPFFRQLYYW